The Odocoileus virginianus isolate 20LAN1187 ecotype Illinois chromosome 30, Ovbor_1.2, whole genome shotgun sequence genome window below encodes:
- the C30H2orf66 gene encoding uncharacterized protein C2orf66 homolog, with protein MNRYTTSSSSFPSKNVSSFSSLLVPSLLLPSLFLFSRHSLSGRRHSLVLPFTQLPSTMPKAFLLLAGALVLPGLVQGAMLRNEEKWKPLNIPRNRDLFFRTLQAYFKGRGLDLGRFSDTFSMNENPRPLSLQSELIASAFADYEEQKNSLSNYLKG; from the exons ATGAATCGATATActacttcttcttcctcctttccctctaaaaatgtttcctctttctcttctctacttgtgccctccctgctcctcccttctctttttcttttctcccgtCACTCCCTCTCTGGTCGTCGACATTCCTTGGTCCTTCCTTTCACTCAGCTTCCCTCCACCATGCCCAAAGCATTCCTGCTGCTGGCTGGTGCCCTGGTGCTACCTGGGCTTGTGCAAGGAGCCAtgctgagaaatgaagaaaaatggaagcCCCTCAACATTCCTAGAAACCGAGATCTG ttttttagGACTCTTCAGGCATATTTTAAAGGAAGAGGTCTTGATCTTGGGAGGTTTTCAGATACTTTCTCCATGAATGAGaatcccaggcctctctccttgcaGTCAGAACTTATTGCTTCTGCATTTGCAGATTATGAAGAACAGAAAAACTCCCTCTCCAATTACCTCAAAGGCTGA